A single Pogoniulus pusillus isolate bPogPus1 chromosome 27, bPogPus1.pri, whole genome shotgun sequence DNA region contains:
- the ABHD15 gene encoding LOW QUALITY PROTEIN: protein ABHD15 (The sequence of the model RefSeq protein was modified relative to this genomic sequence to represent the inferred CDS: deleted 1 base in 1 codon), which yields MSPEGLVAVAVVLIGLGFLACCFWAGRLEVPGDWGEEEEGIPFIAEDGAECCRLFCKPSALAQHLVRSLGRSVVLWGGCWLWPNWPQVQMLWQLLQLPKPEPAVVREFLQLRDAGLVALDWLLGPRRAGSDSDSGGLSLVLLLIPNAAGKVTGGLLQLGLQALEQGFVPVIFNRRGHNGCPLTTPCLQPFGDPGDLREVVTYLHCRHPAVPLVAVSEGSGSGLLLAYLGESGSSSRLAAAACISPIFRGRDWFEARMPWLYEWPLLLHLKQGLSRYAGSLAKVVDVDRLLGSRSLRELEEALFCRTKSHPTTWEAYWERNEPLRDADEAAVPLLCLCSADDPVRGPVGCSLPLELFRSSPYFFLLLTSRGGHCGFPQRGPRRSWAHEAVLEFFRAMVEFLQAEDRRKGLPQPRRFGGAAAKPPVFTWQRSYTR from the exons ATGTCCCCCGAGGGTTTGGtggctgtagctgtggtgcttatTGGCCTGGGCTTCCTGGCCTGCTGCTtttgggcagggaggctggaggtgCCTGGAGActggggagaggaagaagaggggatCCCCTTCATCGCTGAGGATGGTGCAGAGTGCTGCCGGCTATTCTGCAAGCCTTCAGCACTGGCCCAGCACCTGGTACGGAGCTTGGGGCGGTCAGTGGTGCTGtgggggggctgctggctgtggccaAACTGGCCCCAGGTCCAGATGctgtggcagctcctgcagctgcccaaaCCGGAGCCGGCCGTGGTCCGGGAGTTCTTGCAGCTACGTGATGCTGGACTGGTGGCCCTGGACTGGCTGCTTGGGCCAcggagggctgggagtgacagtgATAGTGGGGGCCtgagcttggtgctgctgcttatcCCCAATGCTGCTGGGAAGGTGACT GgggggctcctgcagctggggctgcaggcactggagcaggggtTTGTCCCTGTCATCTTCAACCGGCGGGGCCACAACGGCTGCCCCCTCACCACCCCCTGTCTCCAGCCATTTGGGGACCCCGGAGATCTGCGGGAGGTGGTGACCTACCTGCACTGCCGGCACCCTGCTGTCCCTCTTGTGGCCGTCAGTGAGGGCTcaggctcagggctgctgcttgcctaTCTTGGGGAGAGTGGCTCCTCCAGCCGCCTGGCCGCTGCTGCCTGCATCTCCCCAATCTTCCGTGGCCGGGACTGGTttgaggccaggatgccctggCTCTATGAGTGgccgctgctgctgcacctcaaGCAGGGACTCAGCAG GTACGCGGGGTCCCTGGCCAAGGTGGTGGATGTagacaggctgctgggcagccgCTCGCTGCGGGAGCTGGAAGAAGCCCTCTTCTGCCGGACCAAGAGCCACCCCACCACCTGGGAGGCCTACTGGGAACGCAACGAGCCCCTGCGCGACGCCGACGAGGCGGCCGTGCCgctgctgtgtctctgcagcGCCGACGACCCCGTCCGTGGCCCcgtgggctgcagcctgcccctggaGCTCTTCCGCAGCAGCCCTtacttcttcctgctgctgaccTCGCGTGGGGGACACTGCGGCTTCCCTCAGCGGGGACCGCGCCGCAGCTGGGCCCATGAGGCCGTGCTGGAGTTCTTCAGGGCCATGGTCGAgttcctgcaggcagaggaccGAAGGAAGGGGCTGCCGCAGCCGCGCAGGTTCGGGGGTGCTGCTGCCAAGCCCCCGGTTTTCACCTGGCAAAGGTCCTACACCCGGTAG